Proteins from a single region of Oscillatoria sp. FACHB-1406:
- the purU gene encoding formyltetrahydrofolate deformylase, translating to MNCPTATLLISCPDGQGIVAKIANFIYANGGNIIHADQHTDFATGLFLMRVEWQLQGFNLPRSAIAVAFGAIAKPLQAEWTLHFSDKVPRIAIWVTKQDHCLLDLLWRDRARELPGEIPLIISNHSKLEPIAKQFNIDYHHINITKENKKEQEEKQLEILDRYQIDLVVLAKYMQILSPEFVAKFPSIINIHHSFLPAFPGANPYERAYERGVKVIGATAHYVTADLDEGPIIEQEVVRVTHRDRVADLIRKGKDVERLVLSRAVRLHLQNRVLVYSNRTVVFA from the coding sequence ATGAATTGTCCGACTGCTACACTCTTAATTTCCTGTCCTGACGGTCAAGGAATTGTCGCTAAAATTGCGAATTTTATCTACGCGAATGGTGGCAATATCATTCATGCCGACCAACATACCGATTTTGCGACGGGCTTGTTTTTAATGCGCGTTGAGTGGCAGTTGCAAGGGTTTAATTTGCCGCGCTCGGCGATCGCGGTGGCTTTCGGCGCGATCGCGAAACCCTTACAAGCCGAATGGACGCTGCATTTCTCCGATAAAGTCCCCCGTATCGCGATTTGGGTGACAAAGCAAGATCATTGTTTGCTCGATCTACTTTGGCGCGATCGCGCCAGAGAACTTCCTGGCGAAATCCCCTTAATTATTAGCAATCATTCCAAACTCGAACCGATTGCCAAACAATTTAATATTGATTATCATCATATTAATATTACAAAAGAAAATAAAAAAGAGCAAGAAGAAAAACAACTAGAAATCCTCGATCGCTATCAAATCGATCTAGTTGTTCTCGCCAAATATATGCAAATTCTCAGCCCGGAATTTGTCGCAAAATTCCCTAGTATTATTAATATTCATCACTCATTCTTGCCCGCTTTTCCCGGTGCAAATCCTTACGAGCGCGCCTACGAACGCGGCGTTAAAGTCATCGGTGCTACCGCCCATTACGTCACCGCCGACCTCGACGAAGGGCCAATTATCGAACAAGAAGTCGTGCGCGTCACTCACCGCGATCGCGTTGCGGATCTAATCCGTAAGGGAAAAGATGTCGAACGCCTCGTCCTCTCGCGCGCCGTGCGCCTGCACCTGCAAAATCGCGTCCTCGTCTACAGCAATCGTACCGTCGTCTTCGCGTAA
- a CDS encoding RNA polymerase sigma factor SigF, translating into MSTTIHSSLKEQSLHLLVEYQKTKKVDLRDRLVRLNIGLVRREAHHWTNQCSETYEDLLQVGCIGLIQAIDRFDPTKGYAFSSFAIPYIRGEIQHYLRDKSTSVRIPRRWLELRHQASNTARELRIQLHRQPTDEEIARSLGVDPQEWEEIQLAYQNREPLSLDVPVGNDEDESVSLAELVPDPQYRSFQLAQEDRLRLQQALVQLEQRTREVVEFVFLHDLTQKETAEQLGISVVTVSRQVKKGLKALKNLMLMEL; encoded by the coding sequence ATGTCTACCACCATCCATTCGAGTTTAAAAGAACAAAGCTTGCACCTTCTAGTCGAGTACCAGAAGACGAAAAAGGTTGACTTGCGCGATCGGCTAGTGCGACTCAATATTGGTTTGGTGAGACGAGAAGCACATCATTGGACTAACCAATGCAGCGAAACTTATGAAGATTTATTACAGGTCGGTTGTATCGGTTTGATTCAAGCGATCGATCGCTTCGACCCGACCAAAGGCTACGCTTTTAGCTCCTTCGCCATTCCCTACATCCGAGGCGAAATTCAACATTACCTGCGCGATAAAAGTACCTCCGTGCGGATTCCCCGGCGCTGGCTAGAGTTGCGCCATCAAGCAAGCAATACCGCGCGAGAACTCAGAATCCAACTGCACCGCCAGCCCACCGATGAAGAAATCGCGCGATCGCTCGGAGTCGATCCCCAAGAGTGGGAAGAAATCCAACTCGCCTATCAAAATCGCGAACCCCTCAGCTTAGACGTTCCCGTCGGTAACGATGAGGACGAAAGCGTCAGCTTAGCGGAATTAGTCCCCGATCCCCAATACCGCAGCTTCCAACTCGCCCAAGAAGATCGCCTTCGTCTCCAACAAGCCCTCGTCCAACTCGAACAGCGGACGCGAGAAGTGGTGGAATTTGTCTTTTTGCACGATCTCACCCAAAAAGAAACCGCCGAACAGTTAGGGATTAGCGTCGTCACCGTTTCCCGCCAGGTAAAGAAAGGGTTGAAGGCATTGAAAAATCTAATGCTGATGGAACTCTAG
- a CDS encoding iron uptake porin — translation MMTTNNRTFSCKYIGLLGLLASGTAFLPVAAIAAEVNSLADSPALPTSATELPNDLTDSPTLPASATEPPAEAPQLIANTPNLPSEAILPIVPTASETEPLTSVSQLTSESDPLAPAPMAQFNRVSKFSDVRPTDWAFQALEDLVQRYDCLVGYPDGTFRGNRPLTRYEFAAGLNACMNQIERLIGGTNFVTRDDLETLRRLMQEFETELASLGTRVDNLEARTAFLEDHQFSTTTKLRGQVILSLAGAYGAYPGPGGNAAPNNTTLTGLGAADTSPGNDSEVVFNNRVRLNLQTSFTGKDTLIVGLQAFNFGGGIANPTSSMAGTLGYADGLFGTNSNVRLAYEPQFGATNPSNLGNAAGADNSVGIYKLLYLTPVSDKIAAFIAPAVEVDDAFPAIVPFYGDGEESISRFGQMNPVLRVSGGTSGFGLASAAGFIWNIADGIDLRALYGSVNASIPANVGFSGGTPLGAGVFGGSYVAAAQLTLKPLPALDVALNYAHSYHQINILGIGEGASDIGAIPNVAATTGVHLNSFGATAAYRLSPEITLTGFFFYSMVDAASGPDAGADFMSYMGGIHFKDILKQGNTLGVLFGQPPARVGTSGAASLVATPENSKPYHLEAYYKYRVNDNISITPGIFVLFNPEGYSGNRTTYVPMLRTTFTF, via the coding sequence ATGATGACGACCAACAACAGAACGTTTTCCTGCAAATACATCGGTTTGTTAGGCCTCCTAGCGAGTGGAACAGCCTTCTTGCCGGTTGCCGCAATCGCAGCAGAAGTGAATAGCTTAGCTGACTCCCCAGCATTGCCAACCAGCGCAACCGAGTTACCAAACGATTTAACCGACTCCCCAACGTTGCCAGCCAGCGCAACAGAACCACCAGCAGAAGCACCCCAACTAATCGCCAACACCCCAAACCTGCCAAGCGAAGCAATATTACCCATCGTACCGACTGCTTCCGAAACCGAACCCCTAACTTCCGTTTCCCAACTCACCTCGGAAAGCGACCCCCTCGCCCCCGCACCGATGGCCCAATTTAACCGCGTCTCGAAATTTTCCGACGTGCGGCCGACAGATTGGGCTTTCCAAGCTTTGGAAGATTTAGTCCAGCGCTACGATTGTCTTGTCGGCTACCCAGACGGCACTTTTCGCGGCAATCGCCCCCTAACGCGCTATGAATTCGCCGCCGGTTTGAATGCTTGCATGAACCAAATCGAACGACTGATTGGCGGCACTAATTTTGTCACGCGGGATGATTTAGAAACGCTGCGCCGCTTGATGCAAGAATTTGAGACGGAGTTAGCATCATTAGGAACTCGAGTCGATAACCTGGAGGCGCGGACGGCGTTCCTCGAAGACCATCAATTCTCGACCACAACCAAATTACGCGGACAAGTTATCTTAAGCTTGGCGGGCGCTTACGGCGCTTACCCCGGCCCAGGAGGCAATGCAGCCCCTAACAATACGACACTCACGGGTTTAGGTGCGGCGGATACGAGTCCCGGTAACGATTCGGAAGTCGTCTTTAACAACCGCGTTCGTTTAAACCTGCAAACCAGCTTTACCGGGAAAGATACCCTCATTGTCGGCTTGCAAGCCTTTAACTTTGGGGGTGGTATCGCCAATCCCACCAGCAGTATGGCCGGTACGCTGGGATACGCCGACGGCTTATTCGGAACCAATAGCAATGTTCGCCTTGCCTACGAACCTCAGTTCGGCGCGACGAACCCCTCCAATTTAGGCAATGCTGCTGGGGCCGATAATTCCGTCGGAATCTACAAACTCCTTTATCTCACGCCCGTATCCGATAAGATAGCTGCTTTTATTGCCCCCGCTGTCGAAGTCGATGATGCTTTTCCTGCCATCGTGCCGTTCTACGGCGACGGCGAAGAATCGATTTCGCGCTTCGGACAAATGAACCCCGTTTTGCGGGTTTCGGGGGGAACTTCGGGTTTTGGCTTAGCTTCTGCGGCGGGCTTTATCTGGAATATCGCCGACGGAATCGACCTGCGGGCGTTGTATGGCAGCGTTAATGCTAGCATTCCCGCGAATGTAGGCTTTTCCGGCGGTACGCCACTCGGCGCGGGGGTTTTTGGGGGAAGTTATGTCGCCGCCGCCCAACTGACGCTCAAACCCTTACCGGCGCTGGATGTCGCGCTCAATTACGCTCATAGTTACCATCAGATTAATATTCTCGGGATTGGGGAAGGTGCATCCGATATCGGTGCGATTCCCAACGTGGCGGCGACGACTGGCGTGCATTTGAATTCTTTCGGCGCGACGGCTGCTTATCGGCTTTCACCCGAGATTACTTTAACGGGCTTTTTCTTCTATAGTATGGTGGACGCTGCCAGCGGGCCGGATGCTGGGGCAGATTTCATGAGTTATATGGGCGGCATCCACTTCAAAGATATTTTGAAGCAGGGGAATACGCTGGGCGTACTGTTCGGGCAGCCTCCCGCGCGCGTCGGGACTTCGGGGGCCGCTTCTTTGGTTGCTACGCCAGAAAACAGCAAACCTTACCATCTGGAGGCTTATTACAAGTACCGAGTGAACGACAATATCAGCATTACGCCCGGTATTTTCGTGTTGTTTAATCCGGAAGGGTATAGCGGCAATCGCACGACTTATGTGCCGATGCTGCGTACGACTTTTACGTTCTAG
- a CDS encoding photosystem II manganese-stabilizing polypeptide → MRYRALIVAFLALCLGLLTACGSGPAQATTREQLTYDDILGTGLANTCPQLSGTTRGSIPIETGKKYELTNLCIEPQEYFVKAEGTKRKEAAFIPGKVLTRYTTALDQVSGKILLNGDGTLTFKEESGIDFQPITVLLPGGEEVPFMFTMKSLVATTRSTADSINSSTDLRGEYKVPSYRGAVFLDPKGRGVASGYDTAVALPAQGDSEEYARSNTKRIPGGRGEMELQVTRVDSNSGEIAGVFESIQPSDTDLGAADPEEVKIRGVFYGIVSAVDE, encoded by the coding sequence ATGAGGTATCGCGCATTGATTGTAGCTTTCCTGGCTCTATGCTTAGGATTGCTAACCGCTTGCGGTTCGGGACCCGCCCAAGCCACGACCAGAGAACAACTAACTTACGATGATATTCTCGGAACGGGCTTGGCAAATACCTGTCCTCAACTCTCGGGAACAACTCGCGGTTCTATTCCTATTGAAACTGGGAAAAAATACGAACTGACAAATTTGTGCATAGAACCCCAAGAGTATTTCGTGAAGGCAGAGGGAACCAAGCGCAAAGAAGCCGCTTTTATCCCCGGTAAAGTGTTAACCCGCTACACCACCGCTCTCGATCAAGTCAGCGGCAAAATTCTGCTCAACGGCGATGGAACCTTAACTTTCAAAGAAGAAAGTGGTATTGACTTCCAACCGATCACGGTTTTACTCCCGGGCGGTGAAGAAGTTCCTTTCATGTTCACCATGAAGAGTTTAGTGGCAACCACGCGCAGTACGGCAGACTCGATTAATTCTTCGACCGATCTCCGGGGCGAATATAAAGTACCTTCCTATCGCGGTGCGGTATTCCTCGATCCTAAAGGTCGCGGTGTTGCTAGTGGCTACGATACGGCAGTCGCACTCCCCGCTCAAGGCGATAGCGAAGAATACGCACGCTCCAACACCAAGCGGATTCCGGGCGGACGGGGCGAAATGGAACTTCAAGTCACCCGAGTCGATAGCAATTCGGGGGAAATTGCTGGCGTTTTTGAAAGCATTCAGCCTTCAGATACGGATTTAGGCGCTGCTGACCCCGAAGAAGTCAAAATTCGCGGTGTTTTCTACGGAATCGTAAGTGCCGTAGACGAATAA